The proteins below are encoded in one region of Nitrospira sp.:
- the uvrC gene encoding UvrABC system protein C has product MAKDATTDSPLQSKLDHLPDQPGVYLLKNHNGEILYIGKAAVLAHRVRSYFQRAGDQSPKTALLTTHVADIETIVTRSELEALILESNLIKRHRPRFNVVLRDDKQYPYLRLPIREAFPRLSIVRRVQKDGALYYGPYTPAGALRETLKIIKRAFPLATCTIDIDGKADRACIEYEIKRCMAPCVGNQTSADYHRIVDQVRQFLEGRDRELLDEMRGQMEAAADREDFEEAARLRDRLFSIQRTLERQRITQTAAIDQDVIGLARQGTAVDLQILFVRGGLLIGRKDFYWPNGADSPDEDLVLSTVEQFYNKDGQPAKELLVPCQLSDACLLETWLTDKRGDSVRVIAPERGTKHQLVKLAEENALAALTDHLRDEETDRLAATELKRLLKLEALPLRIEGFDISNIMGDQSVGSMVVWDQGVMKKADYRKFRIKTVEGANDFASIQEIVMRRYGELRDLPLPHLVLIDGGLGQLAAAVDGLRRVGQAHLPIIGLAKARGEKEERIFLPGRKNPVVLHSTSPATHLVQRIRDEAHRFAVKYHRTLRSKALTSSTLDQIIGIGETTRTKLLRAFGSIDAINAASDDALRAAGASAKAIAELRRSFERH; this is encoded by the coding sequence ATGGCCAAGGACGCCACGACGGACTCCCCGCTGCAATCCAAACTCGACCACCTTCCCGATCAGCCGGGGGTGTACCTCCTCAAGAACCACAACGGGGAGATTCTCTACATCGGCAAGGCGGCCGTCCTCGCTCATCGCGTGCGGTCCTATTTCCAGCGCGCCGGCGACCAGTCGCCGAAGACCGCGTTACTGACCACGCATGTCGCGGATATCGAAACTATCGTCACTCGGTCCGAATTGGAAGCGCTCATTCTCGAGAGCAACCTCATCAAGCGACATCGCCCGCGCTTCAATGTGGTCCTGCGCGACGACAAGCAATACCCCTATCTTCGCCTGCCGATCAGAGAAGCGTTTCCCCGCCTCTCCATCGTGCGCCGTGTCCAAAAGGACGGGGCACTCTACTATGGTCCGTACACGCCGGCAGGGGCCCTCCGGGAGACCCTCAAGATCATCAAGCGCGCGTTCCCGCTCGCGACCTGCACGATCGATATCGACGGCAAGGCCGACCGAGCGTGTATCGAATACGAAATCAAACGCTGTATGGCTCCCTGCGTCGGCAATCAAACCTCCGCGGACTACCATCGCATCGTCGATCAAGTCCGCCAGTTTCTCGAGGGCCGCGATCGCGAACTCTTGGACGAGATGCGCGGACAAATGGAAGCAGCGGCGGACCGGGAAGACTTCGAAGAGGCGGCTCGCCTTCGGGATCGGCTGTTCAGCATCCAGCGCACGCTTGAAAGGCAACGCATCACCCAAACCGCGGCGATCGATCAGGACGTCATCGGGCTGGCTCGGCAAGGCACCGCGGTGGATCTGCAGATCTTGTTCGTGCGCGGCGGCTTGCTGATCGGGCGAAAGGATTTCTACTGGCCGAACGGCGCCGACAGCCCTGACGAGGACCTCGTCCTCTCCACGGTCGAGCAGTTCTATAACAAGGATGGGCAGCCGGCCAAGGAACTGCTGGTCCCGTGCCAACTTTCCGACGCATGCTTGCTTGAAACCTGGCTCACGGACAAGCGCGGTGACAGCGTCCGCGTGATCGCCCCTGAGCGGGGCACCAAGCACCAACTCGTCAAATTGGCGGAAGAGAACGCGCTGGCCGCGCTCACCGACCATTTGCGGGACGAGGAAACCGACCGGCTCGCCGCCACCGAATTGAAACGCCTCCTCAAGCTCGAGGCCCTGCCGCTCCGCATCGAAGGATTCGATATTTCCAACATCATGGGGGACCAATCCGTCGGCTCGATGGTCGTCTGGGATCAGGGGGTCATGAAGAAGGCCGACTATCGAAAATTCCGGATCAAGACCGTGGAAGGGGCAAACGATTTCGCCAGCATTCAGGAAATCGTCATGCGCCGTTACGGGGAACTTCGCGACTTACCGCTTCCTCATCTGGTGCTGATCGATGGAGGATTGGGCCAACTGGCAGCCGCAGTCGACGGGCTCCGCAGGGTCGGCCAGGCGCACCTGCCGATCATCGGATTGGCCAAGGCACGCGGAGAGAAGGAGGAGCGTATCTTTCTGCCTGGCCGCAAGAACCCCGTCGTCTTGCATTCGACGTCACCGGCCACGCACCTGGTACAGCGCATCCGTGACGAGGCACACCGATTTGCCGTCAAATATCATCGTACCCTGAGGAGCAAAGCCCTCACCTCCTCGACTCTCGATCAGATCATTGGCATCGGCGAGACCACTCGCACGAAACTCCTGCGAGCCTTTGGCAGCATCGACGCCATCAATGCCGCAAGCGACGACGCCCTCAGGGCCGCCGGTGCCTCCGCCAAAGCGATCGCCGAACTGCGGAGATCTTTCGAACGACACTAG
- the dapF gene encoding diaminopimelate epimerase, whose amino-acid sequence MKNGFFRGHGLGNDYLVIDFKELSFKLTPKAIRAICDRNWGVGSDGILALVPTNKADFGLRIFNPDGSEAEKSGNGLRIFARYLHATRRTRKPRFTVDTKGGLVTCDLHVDRHGDASAVTVEMGQATFAPHALPCTLTVPELVEQPIQAAGRSVLFTGVSVGNPHCVVFRPASEQWTREDLLALGPALEHHEIFPKRTNVQLVVPTGPHEIFILIWERGAGETQASGSSSCAAASAAVRLGLVTSPVTVRMPGGTLAIRIAPNFDLTMKGPAAEVARGTLSPSFIRSLK is encoded by the coding sequence ATGAAAAATGGGTTTTTTCGCGGACACGGCTTGGGCAACGACTATCTGGTCATCGACTTCAAGGAGCTCAGCTTCAAACTGACACCGAAGGCGATTCGCGCCATCTGCGATCGCAATTGGGGTGTAGGCAGCGATGGCATTCTCGCGCTCGTCCCAACGAACAAGGCGGACTTCGGCCTTCGCATCTTCAATCCCGACGGCAGCGAAGCCGAGAAGTCCGGAAACGGTCTTCGGATTTTCGCCCGCTATTTGCATGCCACGCGGCGGACCCGAAAGCCACGATTCACGGTCGACACCAAAGGCGGCCTGGTGACCTGCGATCTGCACGTAGACCGGCACGGGGACGCCAGCGCCGTGACGGTCGAAATGGGGCAGGCGACGTTCGCGCCCCATGCCTTGCCTTGCACCTTGACCGTACCGGAACTGGTCGAACAACCCATCCAGGCGGCGGGCCGATCGGTTCTCTTCACAGGGGTCAGCGTCGGAAACCCACACTGCGTGGTGTTTCGTCCGGCCAGTGAACAATGGACACGCGAGGACCTGCTCGCCCTGGGCCCGGCCCTCGAGCACCATGAGATATTCCCCAAGCGAACCAACGTTCAACTGGTCGTGCCCACCGGGCCTCATGAGATTTTCATTCTGATTTGGGAGCGGGGGGCCGGTGAGACACAAGCATCAGGCTCCTCGTCCTGCGCCGCAGCCAGCGCCGCCGTCAGGCTCGGCTTGGTCACGAGCCCGGTGACGGTCAGGATGCCGGGAGGCACGCTGGCCATTCGCATCGCCCCGAATTTCGATCTGACCATGAAGGGCCCCGCCGCTGAAGTGGCACGCGGCACGCTGAGCCCCTCGTTCATCCGTTCGCTCAAATAG
- the gloA gene encoding lactoylglutathione lyase, whose amino-acid sequence MSRTVDSERFDLVHMLLSRAMHVTKLLHTRMRVSDMDQTVAFYTGVLGLEVAERKVSPRGSHLAFLKVPNSEELIELCSFPASGPVKVQEDLVHLAFQVENLDRTIETLTAKGITITDGPTRTSSGSRFIFIDAPDGYEIELIERPPGVALV is encoded by the coding sequence TTGTCGCGGACGGTTGACAGCGAGCGCTTCGATCTGGTTCACATGTTGCTGAGCCGAGCCATGCACGTCACCAAACTCCTGCATACCCGCATGCGCGTCAGCGACATGGATCAGACCGTCGCGTTTTATACCGGCGTGCTGGGGCTCGAGGTCGCCGAGCGCAAGGTGTCTCCACGAGGCTCACATTTGGCGTTTCTCAAGGTCCCCAACAGCGAGGAATTGATCGAGCTCTGTAGTTTTCCCGCCAGCGGGCCCGTCAAGGTTCAGGAAGATCTCGTCCACTTGGCTTTCCAAGTCGAGAATCTGGACCGAACGATCGAGACGCTCACCGCCAAGGGAATCACGATCACGGACGGCCCGACCCGCACGTCGTCCGGAAGCCGCTTCATCTTCATCGACGCGCCTGACGGCTATGAGATTGAACTCATCGAACGTCCTCCTGGCGTGGCGCTCGTCTGA
- the nuoN1 gene encoding NADH-quinone oxidoreductase subunit N has product MRFPWSDVWAILPELLVIGAACLILVLDPITSVARKDGLAWIGLATLAICCGFTAAHMDGRTTAFSGLVILDGYAAFWKLLLYVVTGLTILLSLAYLKEERIVLGEYYGFLLLSLCGMMVMVSAADLLTLYLGMELMSLSLYILAGVKRYEARSLEAAAKYFVLGAFSSGMMLYGISLLFGATGSTKLDGIAAAIGTGEMQDPMLVLAMLLLLVGFGFKIAAVPFHMWTPDVYEGSPTAVTAFMAVASKAASFAAFLRVFVEGLGGIRSDWAGLLTLICLATLMIGNLVALVQTNIKRMLAYSSIAHAGYALVGIVAIGSATGGAETEQSIASVMLYLAMYAFMTLGAFSIVAMLRRNGLESEELDAFAGLARREPVAAFLMLIFMVSLAGLPPTAGFIGKLYVFLAAVHSGLTWLAVFALVFAAVSAYYYLRVVMAIYMREPDQGGAPVPVLASSPALTIVLTCATAGVIMLGLFPGPLVSLATQAILTLR; this is encoded by the coding sequence ATGAGGTTCCCTTGGTCGGACGTCTGGGCGATTCTGCCGGAGCTGCTCGTGATCGGGGCCGCTTGTCTGATCCTCGTGTTGGATCCCATCACGAGCGTGGCACGAAAGGATGGCCTCGCGTGGATCGGTCTTGCCACCCTTGCCATTTGCTGCGGGTTCACCGCGGCCCACATGGACGGGCGGACGACTGCGTTCAGCGGTCTCGTGATTCTCGACGGGTATGCGGCGTTTTGGAAGTTATTGCTGTACGTCGTCACCGGCCTCACCATCCTCCTGTCGCTGGCCTACCTCAAGGAGGAGCGGATTGTCCTCGGCGAGTACTACGGATTTCTGCTCTTGTCTCTCTGCGGCATGATGGTGATGGTGTCGGCAGCCGATCTGCTGACGCTCTACCTCGGCATGGAGTTGATGTCGCTCTCGCTCTATATCCTGGCAGGGGTCAAGCGCTACGAGGCTCGATCGCTCGAGGCCGCGGCGAAATACTTCGTCCTGGGAGCGTTCTCCTCCGGCATGATGCTCTACGGCATCTCTCTGCTGTTCGGCGCCACCGGCAGTACGAAACTCGACGGCATCGCCGCCGCAATCGGCACCGGAGAGATGCAGGACCCCATGCTGGTCCTCGCGATGCTTCTGCTGCTGGTCGGGTTCGGATTCAAGATTGCCGCCGTTCCCTTTCACATGTGGACGCCGGACGTCTATGAAGGCTCTCCGACCGCCGTGACCGCCTTCATGGCCGTCGCCTCCAAGGCGGCCAGCTTTGCCGCGTTCCTTCGGGTGTTCGTCGAAGGCCTCGGTGGCATCAGAAGCGATTGGGCAGGGCTGCTCACGCTCATCTGCCTTGCGACTCTCATGATCGGCAATCTTGTCGCACTGGTCCAGACCAACATCAAACGCATGCTCGCCTATTCGAGCATCGCGCATGCCGGCTATGCATTGGTCGGCATCGTGGCCATTGGCTCCGCCACAGGCGGCGCCGAAACGGAACAAAGCATCGCCAGCGTCATGCTGTACCTGGCGATGTATGCCTTCATGACCCTGGGGGCCTTCTCGATCGTGGCCATGCTTCGACGCAATGGGCTCGAGAGCGAGGAGCTCGATGCGTTTGCCGGATTGGCGAGACGTGAGCCCGTCGCTGCCTTTCTCATGCTGATCTTCATGGTCTCGCTCGCGGGCCTTCCGCCGACGGCCGGCTTTATAGGAAAGCTGTACGTGTTTCTTGCGGCTGTCCATAGCGGGTTGACGTGGCTCGCCGTTTTTGCATTGGTGTTCGCAGCCGTCTCGGCCTATTATTACCTGCGCGTCGTCATGGCCATCTATATGCGAGAACCCGATCAGGGGGGGGCACCCGTCCCCGTATTGGCCTCCTCACCAGCCCTCACGATCGTGCTGACCTGCGCGACGGCCGGCGTGATCATGCTCGGCCTCTTTCCGGGGCCGCTGGTGTCACTCGCCACCCAAGCCATTCTCACGCTGCGGTAA
- the nuoM3 gene encoding NADH:ubiquinone oxidoreductase subunit M, translated as MSTLPWLTLLIFFPVAGACALAVVKESSVRATALICTVVEFGLSLPVWFGFDHGTSAMQFAETASWIAFPPITYRLGIDGISLPLVLMTTLLMPLCVLISWQAIQTRVRGFMASLLVMEAATIGVFVALDFVLFYVFWEAMLIPMYLLIGVWGGPNRLYAAIKFFLYTLAGSVLLLAAILVLYFQGGETFDILALSRTPLSPVLQTWLFIAFFAAFAVKVPMWPFHTWLPDAHVEAPTAGSVILASVLLKMGTYGFLRLSLPILPDASYRFANAMIVLSLIAIIYGAFMALAQADLKKLIAYSSVSHMGFVTLGIFTFTQQGIEGAVLQMVNHGITTGALFLCVGAIYERTHSRLIVDNAGLAGPMPRYATFLVIFALSSLGLPGTNSFVGEFLVLVGTFLWSKIATAVAALGVILAAAYLLWMVQRVAFGPARTDGHLHDLTAREMLTMSPLVIAIFWIGFIPNTLLTPMHESVTHLLVSRSGVDGPAPEPQLALGSTAAAALERTILDARHDANQEGPQ; from the coding sequence ATGAGCACCCTCCCCTGGCTGACGCTGCTGATCTTCTTCCCGGTCGCGGGCGCATGTGCGCTAGCCGTGGTGAAGGAATCCTCCGTGCGTGCGACGGCCTTGATCTGCACGGTCGTCGAGTTTGGCCTCTCCCTGCCGGTATGGTTCGGGTTCGACCACGGCACCAGCGCCATGCAATTCGCCGAAACCGCCTCGTGGATTGCATTCCCTCCGATCACGTATCGTCTTGGCATCGACGGGATCAGTCTGCCACTCGTCCTCATGACCACGCTCTTGATGCCGCTCTGCGTGCTGATCTCGTGGCAGGCCATTCAAACCCGCGTGCGCGGCTTCATGGCTTCGCTCCTCGTGATGGAAGCAGCCACGATCGGCGTGTTCGTGGCGTTGGACTTCGTCCTCTTCTATGTGTTCTGGGAAGCGATGCTCATTCCGATGTACCTGCTCATCGGCGTCTGGGGAGGCCCGAATCGGCTGTACGCGGCCATCAAATTCTTTCTGTACACGTTGGCCGGCAGTGTGCTCCTGCTCGCCGCCATTCTGGTGCTCTATTTCCAAGGCGGAGAAACCTTCGACATCCTCGCCTTGAGTCGGACACCGCTGTCACCTGTACTCCAAACATGGCTATTTATCGCCTTCTTCGCGGCATTTGCCGTGAAAGTGCCCATGTGGCCCTTCCATACGTGGCTTCCGGACGCCCATGTGGAGGCACCCACGGCGGGCAGCGTCATCCTCGCCAGCGTGCTCCTGAAGATGGGGACGTACGGCTTTCTGCGGCTCAGCCTGCCGATCCTTCCGGACGCCAGCTATCGGTTCGCCAATGCGATGATCGTCCTTTCGCTGATCGCCATTATCTATGGCGCCTTCATGGCGCTCGCGCAGGCGGACTTGAAGAAATTGATCGCCTATTCCAGCGTCAGCCACATGGGCTTCGTGACGCTGGGCATCTTCACATTCACCCAGCAAGGTATCGAAGGGGCGGTCCTTCAGATGGTGAACCACGGCATTACCACCGGAGCCCTCTTCTTGTGCGTCGGTGCGATTTATGAGCGGACGCACAGCCGTTTGATCGTCGATAACGCCGGCCTCGCCGGACCGATGCCGCGGTACGCCACGTTTCTCGTCATTTTCGCCCTCTCCTCCCTCGGGCTTCCCGGCACCAATAGCTTCGTCGGCGAGTTTCTGGTCCTGGTCGGCACGTTCCTGTGGAGCAAGATCGCGACGGCCGTCGCCGCGCTCGGCGTCATTCTAGCCGCCGCCTATCTCCTGTGGATGGTGCAGCGGGTGGCATTTGGACCCGCCAGGACAGACGGACACCTGCACGATTTGACTGCGCGGGAGATGCTCACGATGAGTCCGCTGGTGATCGCCATCTTTTGGATCGGCTTTATCCCGAATACGCTGTTGACCCCGATGCACGAGAGCGTGACGCATCTGCTGGTCTCCCGCTCGGGCGTCGATGGCCCCGCCCCTGAGCCGCAACTCGCCCTCGGTTCGACGGCCGCTGCGGCGCTGGAGCGGACGATCCTGGACGCCCGCCACGACGCGAATCAGGAAGGGCCCCAATGA
- a CDS encoding peptidase M50, whose product MLRSAGWQIGRILGIPILVHGSWLLVFAFVTWTLATAYLPSALPGQTDLRYWAMGGMAAILLFLSVLLHELGHCWVALRYRIPIGRITLFVFGGVAHMRREAPTPRAEFLIAIAGPIVSFMIGAGCLGGVFVGESAPVGWHLNGLLVLGGLVGSVNVQIGLFNLIPGFPLDGGRALRAGLWAWSNDFHAATRRSAVAGLTFGVLLTCAGGLLIVAATTQWVHASLVTNGMWLAMIGLFLFATAKVSRRQASVCEALACIRTGDVMTRAVVAIPSNITVETAVRDFFLAHGFSGFPVLQHGRVVGIVSIRDLQRIPRKLWVWREVREIMRPVDAHATIGLDDSALEALERMATGTGDRLLVMDGERLVGLVTRSAIWRYVRLQGGRKDEDVGT is encoded by the coding sequence ATGCTCCGCAGTGCTGGGTGGCAAATCGGCCGTATTCTAGGTATCCCGATCCTGGTCCATGGGTCGTGGCTCCTGGTCTTTGCCTTCGTGACATGGACACTTGCCACGGCCTACCTTCCATCCGCGCTCCCCGGCCAGACCGACCTTCGCTATTGGGCGATGGGAGGGATGGCCGCCATTCTCTTGTTCCTGTCCGTGCTGCTCCACGAGCTCGGTCATTGCTGGGTGGCCTTGCGATATCGCATTCCGATCGGGCGGATTACGCTGTTCGTCTTCGGGGGCGTCGCCCACATGCGGCGCGAGGCGCCGACGCCAAGGGCGGAATTTTTGATCGCGATCGCCGGGCCCATCGTCAGTTTCATGATCGGGGCCGGATGCCTCGGCGGCGTGTTCGTGGGCGAGTCGGCGCCGGTAGGATGGCACCTCAATGGTCTCCTCGTTCTCGGCGGCCTTGTCGGAAGCGTGAACGTTCAAATCGGTTTGTTCAACCTCATTCCCGGATTTCCTCTCGACGGAGGACGGGCGCTCCGTGCGGGGCTTTGGGCCTGGTCGAACGATTTTCATGCGGCCACGCGTCGGTCGGCTGTGGCAGGACTGACGTTCGGTGTGCTGCTCACGTGCGCGGGAGGACTCCTGATTGTCGCGGCTACCACGCAGTGGGTGCATGCGTCACTCGTCACCAATGGGATGTGGCTCGCGATGATCGGGCTGTTCCTTTTCGCAACGGCGAAGGTCAGTAGAAGGCAGGCGTCGGTGTGCGAAGCACTGGCCTGCATCCGGACGGGCGACGTGATGACCCGTGCCGTTGTGGCGATTCCCTCCAATATCACCGTGGAGACTGCGGTCCGCGACTTTTTCCTTGCGCACGGCTTCTCAGGATTTCCCGTGCTACAGCACGGCCGGGTGGTCGGCATCGTCTCGATTCGGGATCTCCAGCGGATCCCGAGAAAACTGTGGGTGTGGAGGGAGGTCCGCGAGATCATGCGCCCGGTGGATGCGCATGCGACGATCGGTCTGGACGACTCCGCGCTCGAGGCATTGGAACGGATGGCGACGGGTACCGGCGACCGTCTGCTGGTGATGGACGGGGAACGCCTGGTCGGACTGGTGACGCGGTCGGCGATTTGGCGATATGTGCGCCTCCAAGGTGGGCGGAAGGACGAAGATGTCGGAACCTGA